One Flagellimonas sp. CMM7 genomic region harbors:
- the rsmI gene encoding 16S rRNA (cytidine(1402)-2'-O)-methyltransferase, translating into MGKLFLVPTPIGNLEDITLRAIKVLKEVDLILAEDTRTSGKLLKHFEIATPLQSHHMHNEHQQVNMLIQKLKGGATLALISDAGTPAISDPGFLLTRACVENNIGVECLPGATAFVPALVNSGLPNDRFVFEGFLPVKKGRQTRLKFLAEETRTMVFYESPHKILKTLTHFVEYFGKNRPVCISRELTKMYEETVRGTAEEVLEHFTENAPKGEFVIVVGGNK; encoded by the coding sequence ATGGGAAAATTATTTTTGGTTCCGACCCCAATAGGAAATCTTGAAGATATTACACTTAGAGCCATTAAGGTTCTTAAAGAGGTAGATTTAATTCTGGCTGAAGATACCCGTACTAGTGGAAAGCTGCTCAAACACTTTGAGATAGCCACACCTTTGCAAAGTCACCATATGCACAATGAACATCAACAAGTAAACATGTTGATACAAAAACTAAAGGGAGGCGCTACTTTGGCATTGATTTCTGATGCTGGAACCCCTGCCATTTCCGACCCAGGATTTTTATTGACCCGAGCCTGTGTGGAAAATAATATTGGTGTGGAATGCCTTCCAGGTGCCACGGCATTTGTTCCAGCTTTAGTAAATAGTGGACTACCAAATGATCGTTTTGTTTTTGAAGGATTTCTACCAGTTAAGAAAGGGCGTCAAACAAGATTAAAGTTTTTGGCAGAAGAGACCCGCACCATGGTGTTTTATGAATCTCCTCACAAGATACTTAAGACATTAACCCATTTTGTTGAGTATTTTGGTAAAAACAGACCAGTCTGTATCTCTCGTGAACTTACTAAAATGTATGAAGAAACGGTTCGTGGCACAGCAGAAGAAGTTTTGGAACACTTTACTGAAAATGCACCAAAAGGGGAATTTGTAATAGTAGTTGGTGGAAATAAATAA
- a CDS encoding Crp/Fnr family transcriptional regulator — MDDEVFLRLKAFFPQVTLTEQEENHFKSLWLVKTFNQYDLITEAGNVERYFYFVLEGVQAIYILNEKGEKVVLGFSYSGSPSGVFDSFIKKQPSDTFLEALKPSKMLAITFKDYQSLFEKHPDFYVWGHEFFQQILFGRLHREVELLTLSAEQRYTTFMQRCPEELKVIPQKYLASYLNMKPETFSRLRSSIDY; from the coding sequence ATGGATGATGAGGTCTTCCTTCGCCTAAAGGCATTTTTTCCTCAGGTCACTTTGACCGAACAAGAAGAAAATCATTTTAAATCGCTTTGGTTGGTAAAGACTTTTAACCAATATGACCTAATCACAGAAGCTGGAAATGTTGAGCGGTATTTCTATTTTGTTCTTGAAGGTGTGCAGGCCATCTATATTCTGAATGAAAAGGGTGAAAAGGTGGTGTTGGGCTTTTCGTATTCAGGAAGTCCCTCCGGAGTGTTTGATTCTTTTATTAAAAAACAACCTTCTGACACCTTTTTGGAAGCATTGAAACCTTCAAAAATGCTTGCTATTACATTCAAGGATTATCAAAGTTTATTTGAAAAACATCCAGATTTTTATGTATGGGGGCATGAGTTTTTTCAACAAATATTATTTGGACGGTTGCACAGGGAAGTAGAGTTATTGACACTTTCTGCGGAGCAACGGTATACAACATTTATGCAACGATGTCCTGAAGAACTTAAAGTTATTCCACAAAAATATCTGGCCTCCTACCTCAACATGAAACCTGAAACTTTTAGTAGGTTACGGTCCTCTATTGATTATTAA
- a CDS encoding aspartate-semialdehyde dehydrogenase — protein MKVAVVGATGMVGEVMLKVLAERNFPISELLLVASERSVGKKLTYKAEEYTIIGLNDAIAAQPDIAIFSAGGDTSLEWAPKFAEVGSTVIDNSSAWRMDPSKKLVVPEINANELTAEDKIIANPNCSTIQMVMALNPLHKKYQMKRVVVSTYQSVSGTGVKAVRQLENEIAGVQGEMAYPYPIGRNALPHCDVFMENGYTKEEMKLAREPQKILDDRTFSVSATAVRIPTAGGHSESVNVEFHNDFDLTEVRKLLSETPGITVQDNPDTNTYPMPIYAHGKDDVFVGRIRRDETQRNTLNMWVVSDNLRKGAATNAVQIAEYLVENKLVSNTSEVVS, from the coding sequence ATGAAAGTAGCAGTTGTTGGAGCCACTGGAATGGTTGGCGAGGTAATGTTGAAAGTATTGGCAGAACGTAATTTTCCTATCTCAGAATTATTGCTGGTTGCTTCTGAAAGATCTGTGGGCAAAAAACTGACCTATAAAGCTGAAGAATATACCATAATTGGTCTTAACGATGCCATTGCCGCTCAACCGGATATTGCTATTTTTTCAGCCGGTGGAGACACCTCTTTGGAATGGGCTCCAAAATTTGCCGAAGTAGGTTCCACTGTTATTGATAATTCTTCCGCATGGCGAATGGATCCTTCTAAAAAACTAGTGGTCCCAGAAATTAACGCAAACGAGTTAACTGCTGAAGATAAGATCATAGCCAATCCAAATTGCTCAACCATTCAAATGGTGATGGCGCTAAATCCTCTTCATAAAAAATACCAAATGAAACGCGTGGTAGTTTCTACCTATCAATCTGTTTCGGGAACCGGGGTGAAAGCCGTTCGTCAATTGGAAAATGAGATTGCAGGGGTACAGGGAGAAATGGCCTACCCATATCCCATTGGGAGAAATGCATTGCCCCATTGCGATGTGTTCATGGAAAATGGGTATACCAAGGAAGAAATGAAGCTTGCTCGCGAACCTCAAAAAATATTGGATGACCGTACCTTCTCAGTTTCGGCTACTGCTGTTCGCATCCCTACCGCCGGAGGTCATTCAGAATCTGTTAATGTGGAGTTCCATAATGATTTTGACCTTACCGAAGTAAGAAAACTGCTCAGTGAAACTCCTGGTATAACAGTTCAGGACAATCCAGATACCAACACTTATCCCATGCCCATTTACGCTCATGGTAAAGATGATGTTTTTGTCGGTCGCATTCGCCGAGATGAAACGCAACGCAATACTCTAAATATGTGGGTGGTTTCAGATAATCTTAGAAAAGGTGCCGCTACCAACGCCGTTCAAATTGCTGAATATTTGGTGGAAAATAAGCTGGTTTCCAACACTTCTGAAGTAGTTTCTTAA
- a CDS encoding DUF819 family protein has product MNLAPWAIALFTVIAVYFLDHWENKHIKSIFDWVPAILLAYLIPAGISYALGLDLSQAEIHDYSKEFFIPLTIISVMASLSLGQLKAIGYKPIILFVAGSFFVALFPVAFVMGFSETTLVSETLLAEGFWKGIPPVVGSWIGGSTSQLVLKELVECPEAIFLSVLVMDNILVNVWTILMFQGIKKSNKLNTWFKITDKGIPEEIREEKQKPIPIWITVLILLGIIFITNYFLESFVGKVVLLSMVGLALGNFIPRWNFKFSLKAGAILILVVMAILGLKLQFDTLGFDVSFFGFLVIWLLGHFVFMIIIAKLMNVNMAWVPIASMANVGGIATAPAVTAAYEKKWMPHAIVLAILSMATGTFWGMLTIYLLKGMASS; this is encoded by the coding sequence ATGAATTTAGCTCCTTGGGCCATTGCTCTTTTCACAGTAATTGCTGTTTATTTTCTAGATCATTGGGAGAATAAACATATCAAGTCCATTTTTGACTGGGTGCCGGCAATACTTCTAGCCTATCTAATTCCTGCCGGTATTTCATATGCTTTGGGGTTGGATTTATCCCAGGCTGAAATTCACGACTACAGCAAAGAGTTCTTTATTCCTTTGACCATTATCTCCGTTATGGCAAGTCTCTCATTAGGGCAACTTAAGGCTATTGGCTATAAGCCAATTATACTTTTTGTTGCAGGCTCATTTTTTGTAGCCCTCTTCCCTGTAGCGTTTGTAATGGGTTTTTCTGAGACGACCTTGGTCTCTGAAACACTATTGGCAGAAGGGTTCTGGAAAGGAATACCGCCTGTGGTTGGTAGTTGGATTGGTGGAAGTACAAGTCAATTGGTCTTAAAAGAATTGGTGGAATGTCCCGAGGCAATCTTTCTTTCAGTTTTAGTCATGGACAATATTTTGGTCAACGTTTGGACCATTCTTATGTTCCAAGGAATTAAGAAAAGCAATAAACTAAATACGTGGTTCAAAATAACCGATAAAGGAATACCAGAGGAAATTCGTGAGGAAAAACAAAAGCCAATCCCCATATGGATAACCGTTCTGATTCTATTGGGCATTATTTTTATTACCAACTACTTTCTTGAAAGTTTTGTGGGGAAAGTAGTCTTACTTTCAATGGTTGGGTTGGCTCTTGGAAATTTTATTCCCAGATGGAATTTTAAGTTCTCTCTAAAAGCGGGAGCCATTTTGATTTTGGTAGTGATGGCAATTTTAGGATTAAAATTGCAGTTTGATACACTGGGCTTTGATGTATCTTTCTTTGGATTTTTAGTTATATGGTTATTAGGACACTTTGTTTTTATGATCATTATAGCCAAGTTGATGAACGTAAATATGGCCTGGGTTCCCATTGCCAGTATGGCCAATGTGGGAGGAATTGCCACAGCACCCGCAGTTACCGCTGCCTACGAAAAAAAATGGATGCCCCATGCCATTGTTTTGGCTATACTAAGCATGGCAACAGGGACTTTCTGGGGAATGCTTACCATATACCTTCTAAAAGGTATGGCGAGTTCTTGA
- a CDS encoding uracil-DNA glycosylase family protein, giving the protein MKKLLSDIRACEVCKEHLPLGPRPIVAGHPDAKILIIGHAPGTKVHKTGIPWDDPSGKQLRKWMGVTDEEFYDETKIAQMPMGFCYPGKGKTGDLPPRTECAPLWHKPLLSKMPNLKLTILIGQYSQRHYLGNRMEKNLTETVRNYKNYAPDYFVIPHPSPRNRFWLSKNPWFEKEVVSKLQKQIAQQLNN; this is encoded by the coding sequence ATGAAAAAATTACTCTCAGATATAAGAGCTTGTGAAGTGTGTAAGGAACACCTTCCTTTAGGTCCCAGGCCTATAGTGGCAGGGCACCCAGATGCTAAAATCTTAATTATTGGCCATGCTCCGGGAACCAAAGTGCATAAAACTGGAATACCCTGGGATGACCCAAGTGGCAAACAGCTTCGAAAATGGATGGGTGTAACGGACGAAGAATTTTACGATGAGACCAAAATAGCCCAAATGCCCATGGGGTTTTGTTATCCCGGAAAAGGAAAAACAGGTGATTTACCGCCAAGAACGGAATGTGCACCCTTATGGCATAAACCACTGCTGAGTAAAATGCCTAATCTAAAATTAACGATTCTTATTGGTCAATACTCCCAACGTCATTATTTGGGCAACAGAATGGAAAAGAACTTGACCGAAACGGTTAGGAACTACAAGAACTACGCACCCGATTATTTTGTAATACCACATCCATCACCCAGAAACCGATTTTGGTTAAGTAAAAACCCGTGGTTTGAAAAAGAGGTGGTATCCAAACTTCAAAAGCAAATAGCGCAGCAACTAAATAATTAA
- a CDS encoding carboxymuconolactone decarboxylase family protein: MALVNPLDPNHDPETRKLAEFFNETLGFCPNSVLTMQHRPAISKAFINLNKAVMANEGRVTSALKRMIAWVSSNATGCRYCQAHAIRAAERYGVEQEQLDNIWEYRTHPAFSEAERAALDFSLVASQVPNAVDAEIKARLHEHWNEGEIVEMLGVISLFGYLNRWNDSMGTSIEDGAVESGEQYLGKHGWEEGKHNGSKY, translated from the coding sequence ATGGCATTAGTTAATCCGCTTGACCCCAATCACGATCCAGAGACAAGAAAACTAGCTGAATTCTTTAACGAGACTCTTGGGTTTTGTCCAAATTCGGTGCTGACCATGCAGCATAGGCCTGCCATTTCAAAGGCGTTCATTAACCTTAACAAAGCGGTAATGGCCAATGAGGGAAGGGTTACTTCTGCACTAAAACGAATGATTGCTTGGGTAAGCAGTAATGCTACAGGGTGCCGTTATTGCCAAGCGCACGCCATACGAGCTGCAGAACGTTATGGTGTAGAACAAGAGCAGTTGGACAATATTTGGGAATATAGAACTCATCCTGCTTTTTCCGAAGCCGAGCGTGCAGCATTAGATTTTTCTTTGGTTGCCTCCCAAGTGCCCAATGCGGTTGATGCCGAAATAAAAGCTCGTTTGCATGAGCATTGGAACGAAGGGGAAATTGTAGAAATGTTAGGCGTGATTTCTTTGTTTGGATACCTAAACCGTTGGAACGATTCCATGGGAACTTCAATCGAAGATGGAGCAGTGGAAAGTGGTGAGCAATATTTAGGAAAACACGGTTGGGAAGAAGGAAAGCATAATGGGAGTAAATACTGA
- a CDS encoding OsmC family protein: MTNHITTKWLGEMAFESNNPSGLNLKIDAGPEDGGKGEGLRPKALMLSSVAGCSGLDVASLIKKMKLEVDDFQIDTIANLTDEHPKYYDTVAIEYHFHGSNLNEAKLQKAVDLSVEKYCGVMEMFRRFAELEIKTVFHHK, from the coding sequence ATGACAAATCATATCACCACCAAATGGTTAGGCGAAATGGCCTTTGAAAGCAATAACCCTTCGGGATTAAATCTAAAGATTGATGCAGGACCTGAAGATGGGGGTAAAGGGGAAGGACTTCGTCCTAAGGCGTTGATGCTTTCTTCTGTTGCAGGTTGCTCTGGATTGGATGTTGCATCACTCATTAAAAAAATGAAATTGGAAGTAGATGATTTTCAAATTGATACCATTGCCAATTTAACGGATGAACATCCCAAATATTACGACACCGTTGCCATAGAATATCATTTTCATGGTTCTAACCTAAATGAAGCAAAACTGCAGAAAGCCGTAGATCTGTCAGTAGAAAAGTATTGTGGTGTAATGGAAATGTTCAGAAGATTTGCAGAATTGGAAATAAAGACGGTTTTTCATCATAAATAA
- a CDS encoding DoxX family protein encodes MNFKKIAFWLSTALLTAIMFFSVYNYFFNNEMIRGFFESMGYPTYIIYPLAIAKILGLIAVWGNFSKWLKEWAYAGFFFNSILAFFAHYMVSDGQHMGAVIAFVVVLVSYFTGKQVRP; translated from the coding sequence ATGAATTTTAAAAAAATTGCCTTTTGGCTATCAACAGCATTGTTGACAGCAATTATGTTCTTTTCTGTTTACAATTACTTCTTCAACAACGAAATGATTCGTGGCTTCTTTGAAAGCATGGGCTACCCTACATATATTATCTATCCTTTGGCCATTGCTAAAATACTTGGGCTAATCGCTGTCTGGGGTAACTTTTCTAAGTGGTTGAAAGAGTGGGCGTATGCAGGTTTTTTCTTTAATTCTATTTTGGCATTTTTTGCACACTATATGGTAAGCGACGGACAACATATGGGAGCTGTCATTGCTTTTGTAGTTGTTTTGGTATCTTATTTTACAGGAAAGCAAGTAAGGCCTTAA
- a CDS encoding YHS domain-containing (seleno)protein, producing MKVLKLSIVIVALTFATSVLAQDKMANNIDNSNIALAGYSPVSYLDLGLAQRGNKAHKSEYKKVVYYFTSGEQKATFDKNPTKYMPQYGGFCAFGTYAGAKFRVDPTKFIVKDGKYYLYLNNVELDAKQLWLAENNHGKLKSVADTNWKKLGKTHN from the coding sequence ATGAAAGTTTTAAAATTATCCATAGTAATAGTAGCATTAACATTTGCTACAAGTGTATTGGCCCAGGACAAAATGGCCAATAATATTGACAACAGTAATATTGCACTTGCTGGTTATAGCCCTGTATCCTATTTGGATTTGGGATTGGCCCAAAGAGGCAACAAAGCGCACAAATCTGAGTACAAGAAAGTAGTGTATTATTTCACCTCTGGAGAGCAAAAGGCAACTTTTGATAAAAACCCTACCAAGTACATGCCTCAATATGGTGGTTTCTGTGCTTTTGGAACCTATGCCGGAGCAAAATTCAGAGTGGACCCAACAAAATTTATAGTGAAAGACGGAAAATACTATTTGTATTTGAACAATGTAGAGCTTGATGCAAAACAACTTTGGCTTGCAGAAAACAATCACGGTAAATTAAAAAGTGTTGCCGACACCAATTGGAAGAAGTTGGGTAAGACGCACAACTAG
- a CDS encoding DUF5694 domain-containing protein, translated as MKTFLTIFFCFLVFTGCEKTKESGEKKESNTTPKVSILGVFHFAGTSDFSSVEFESLESEKRQQEIKEIVEKLKEFRPTKVMLEFPSSDSQYLDSLYTETLNGNHDYTINEIEQLGFRLAKELNHNKVYSIDYRLDLPFEKLIEFAEKNDKERFENMVASIKKQDKKESDFLERNSILDYLIYRNSDEEDIRNKDQYLNKSAKFVNDSSYIGAKFVSKWWERNIYMMTNIDKWITQNDRILVIVGAAHRAVLKDFYEDRTDVEYVEITNFLKKKK; from the coding sequence ATGAAAACATTTTTAACAATATTCTTTTGTTTCCTAGTCTTTACAGGATGTGAAAAAACTAAAGAATCAGGAGAGAAAAAGGAATCCAATACCACTCCCAAGGTCTCAATTTTAGGTGTATTTCATTTTGCAGGAACGTCAGACTTCTCTTCGGTAGAATTTGAAAGCCTTGAGTCGGAAAAGAGACAACAAGAGATTAAAGAAATTGTAGAAAAACTTAAAGAATTTAGGCCGACTAAAGTTATGCTGGAATTCCCATCCTCTGACTCCCAATATTTGGATAGTTTATATACAGAAACCTTAAATGGGAATCATGATTATACCATTAACGAAATAGAGCAATTGGGCTTTAGATTGGCAAAAGAACTGAATCATAATAAGGTTTATTCAATAGATTATAGACTTGATTTACCGTTTGAAAAACTCATAGAGTTTGCAGAAAAAAATGATAAGGAAAGATTTGAGAATATGGTTGCTTCGATAAAAAAACAGGATAAAAAAGAATCGGACTTCTTAGAAAGAAACTCAATACTAGATTACCTTATCTATCGTAACTCAGATGAAGAAGATATTAGAAACAAGGACCAGTACTTAAACAAGTCCGCAAAATTTGTTAACGATTCAAGCTATATCGGAGCTAAGTTTGTATCAAAATGGTGGGAGCGAAATATTTACATGATGACTAATATCGACAAGTGGATTACCCAGAACGACAGAATTTTGGTCATAGTGGGAGCTGCCCACAGGGCGGTACTAAAAGATTTTTATGAAGACAGAACAGACGTTGAGTATGTGGAAATAACGAATTTTCTAAAAAAGAAAAAGTAA
- the alr gene encoding alanine racemase, with the protein MNKIGETTLQIDLSALEHNYRFLKSKLAQETKFLAVVKAFAYGSDMVNIAKKMESLGTDYFAVAYVKEGILLRDAGITSPILVLHPQPVNFHELITYSLEPSLYSPKILNLFLEVAKDKGLTTYPVHIKFNTGLNRLGFWENDVDAIVEHLKDKKELKVISVFSHLAASEDATEKPFSLRQIETFQKISEELNQNLGYAPFRHMLNTSGIINYPEAQFEMVRSGIGLYGYGNDKKIDGQLKPVAILKTIISQIHKIEPNESVGYNRAYTSENYRTTATLPLGHADGIGRQYGNLKGHVLIKGKSAPIIGNVCMDMIMVDITDIDCKEGDEVVVFGQNQSAEDFAASANTISYEILTAISPRVKRVIINS; encoded by the coding sequence ATGAATAAAATTGGTGAAACCACACTTCAAATAGACCTGAGCGCACTAGAACACAATTACAGGTTTTTAAAATCCAAATTAGCGCAAGAAACCAAATTTTTAGCTGTAGTAAAGGCTTTTGCCTACGGAAGTGATATGGTGAACATTGCAAAAAAAATGGAAAGTTTGGGAACGGATTACTTTGCTGTTGCCTATGTAAAGGAAGGTATTTTACTTAGGGATGCTGGTATTACATCTCCCATTTTAGTCCTACACCCCCAGCCTGTTAATTTTCATGAGCTTATCACGTATTCCTTAGAGCCCAGTCTATATTCACCAAAAATTCTAAACCTTTTTTTAGAAGTGGCCAAAGACAAGGGACTAACAACGTATCCCGTTCATATAAAATTCAATACAGGATTAAATCGTCTTGGTTTTTGGGAAAATGATGTGGATGCTATTGTTGAGCATTTAAAAGATAAAAAGGAACTAAAGGTCATTTCTGTTTTTTCCCATTTGGCAGCATCAGAAGATGCAACTGAAAAACCATTTAGTTTAAGGCAGATTGAAACCTTCCAAAAGATAAGTGAGGAGCTCAATCAAAATTTGGGCTATGCTCCCTTCCGCCATATGCTGAATACTTCAGGAATTATAAATTATCCAGAAGCTCAATTTGAAATGGTTCGCAGTGGAATAGGTTTATATGGTTATGGCAATGATAAAAAAATTGATGGCCAGCTGAAGCCAGTTGCTATATTAAAGACCATCATTTCGCAAATTCACAAAATAGAGCCTAATGAAAGTGTAGGTTACAATCGCGCCTATACATCTGAAAACTATAGAACAACGGCTACGTTACCGTTGGGTCATGCCGATGGAATAGGTAGACAGTACGGAAACCTAAAAGGCCATGTGCTTATTAAAGGTAAAAGCGCCCCAATTATTGGCAATGTCTGTATGGATATGATCATGGTAGATATTACAGATATCGATTGCAAGGAAGGCGATGAAGTTGTGGTTTTTGGGCAAAACCAATCTGCCGAAGATTTTGCAGCATCCGCAAATACCATCTCTTACGAAATCTTAACCGCTATTTCTCCAAGGGTAAAAAGGGTAATCATCAACTCATGA
- a CDS encoding thymidine kinase — protein MFLENTVNPKEQFGWIEVICGSMFSGKTEELIRRLKRAQFAKQKVEIFKPIVDTRYHEDMVVSHDANEIRSTPVPAAANIRLLADDCDVVGIDEAQFFDDEIVTVCNDLANRGVRVLVAGLDMDFKGNPFGPMPALMATAEYVTKVHAVCTRTGNLANYSFRKSNNDKLVLLGETGEYEPLSRAAFYKAMLKEKVSQMNVDSEEVEAKKKAANE, from the coding sequence ATGTTTCTCGAAAACACGGTAAACCCTAAAGAACAATTTGGATGGATAGAAGTCATCTGCGGTTCTATGTTTTCTGGAAAGACCGAAGAGCTTATTAGAAGACTTAAGCGCGCACAATTTGCCAAACAAAAAGTTGAGATCTTTAAGCCTATTGTAGACACTCGTTATCATGAAGATATGGTGGTCTCCCATGATGCCAACGAAATTAGATCTACTCCGGTTCCGGCAGCAGCTAATATTCGTTTGTTAGCAGATGACTGTGATGTTGTTGGGATTGATGAAGCTCAATTCTTTGATGATGAGATAGTTACAGTTTGTAATGATTTGGCCAATCGCGGTGTTCGTGTATTGGTAGCTGGATTGGATATGGATTTTAAAGGGAATCCATTTGGCCCCATGCCTGCTTTAATGGCGACTGCGGAGTATGTAACCAAAGTTCATGCGGTATGTACCCGCACAGGTAACTTGGCCAATTACAGTTTTAGAAAATCCAATAATGACAAACTTGTGCTTCTTGGAGAAACTGGAGAATATGAACCTTTAAGCAGAGCCGCTTTCTATAAGGCCATGTTAAAGGAAAAAGTGAGTCAGATGAATGTGGATTCTGAGGAAGTGGAAGCTAAAAAGAAAGCCGCCAATGAATAA
- a CDS encoding AraC family transcriptional regulator, which translates to MVQKFNPEIDKVYFINKYTLFHIISGSGTIQVDFKNYTDWEDKAIYLEKGQYIKFFSDDFVVRKIEFPNKTIFEKKEVRVLFKHLISLGYINFNECEECKRYLSNTVFSENTAEIIDISSKQWYWQNPFQASKQEYQIIFDVKEIIDKEYYGNFNNNDLSALMLENGYNAQALVKDKIGLSVRALLSNKRLMESKKKIAFTDKSIQEVSYEIGYKDPAYFNRVFKNTTGQTPSDFRSDFDYENRDTFTKNLIELLKNHHAERRNLEFYADKMNLSVKALSKKTRAKMNASLGQLIRNELISTSKKLLVQEASIKDIAYKLGFEEANHFSHFFKNYTGSTPTDYKIKKYNS; encoded by the coding sequence ATGGTTCAAAAGTTTAATCCTGAGATAGATAAGGTGTATTTTATCAACAAATACACACTGTTTCATATTATATCAGGCTCAGGGACCATACAGGTAGATTTTAAAAACTACACGGATTGGGAAGACAAGGCCATATACCTGGAGAAGGGACAATACATTAAATTCTTTTCGGATGACTTCGTGGTCAGAAAAATAGAATTCCCAAACAAAACCATTTTTGAAAAGAAAGAAGTTCGCGTACTTTTTAAACATTTAATTTCATTGGGCTATATCAACTTCAATGAGTGTGAGGAGTGTAAAAGATATCTTTCAAACACAGTTTTCTCTGAGAACACGGCTGAAATTATCGACATCTCTTCAAAACAGTGGTATTGGCAAAATCCTTTTCAGGCCAGCAAACAGGAGTATCAGATTATTTTTGATGTTAAGGAGATTATCGATAAGGAATATTATGGCAATTTCAACAACAACGACCTCTCTGCTTTAATGTTGGAAAATGGATACAATGCTCAAGCACTTGTAAAGGATAAAATTGGTCTATCGGTTAGAGCTTTGCTCTCTAACAAAAGATTGATGGAGAGCAAAAAGAAAATAGCATTTACAGACAAGAGCATTCAGGAGGTTTCGTATGAAATCGGGTATAAAGATCCAGCATATTTTAATCGGGTATTTAAAAATACCACAGGACAGACCCCATCAGATTTCCGAAGCGATTTCGATTATGAAAACCGTGATACGTTCACCAAGAACCTTATCGAATTATTGAAGAATCATCATGCTGAGCGGCGAAACCTTGAGTTTTATGCTGACAAAATGAATCTCTCCGTAAAAGCACTGTCCAAAAAAACGAGAGCGAAAATGAATGCATCTTTAGGTCAATTGATTCGAAATGAATTGATTTCCACTTCAAAAAAGCTTTTGGTCCAAGAAGCATCCATAAAGGATATTGCATATAAACTGGGCTTTGAAGAGGCCAACCACTTCTCGCACTTCTTTAAAAATTATACCGGCAGCACTCCTACCGATTATAAAATCAAAAAGTACAATTCTTAG
- the mscL gene encoding large-conductance mechanosensitive channel protein MscL: MLKEFKDFAMKGNLVDIAVGFVMGAAFNKVVASFTGGIVSPLIGLIFNADFKDLKYIVKEGAMNDAGEKVGEVAVLYGDFLTNVIDFIIVAFVMFMIVKGVNKMKKKEEPAPEAPAGPSQEDLLAEIRDLLKK, translated from the coding sequence ATGTTGAAAGAATTCAAAGATTTTGCAATGAAAGGAAACCTCGTGGACATTGCCGTAGGTTTCGTTATGGGTGCAGCATTTAACAAAGTTGTTGCTTCTTTTACCGGAGGAATTGTCTCTCCTTTGATTGGACTAATCTTTAATGCGGATTTCAAAGATTTAAAATATATTGTAAAAGAAGGAGCTATGAATGATGCTGGAGAAAAAGTGGGTGAAGTTGCCGTACTATATGGTGATTTTTTAACCAACGTTATTGATTTTATCATTGTCGCTTTTGTAATGTTCATGATTGTAAAAGGAGTGAACAAGATGAAGAAAAAAGAAGAACCAGCTCCAGAAGCACCAGCAGGTCCATCTCAAGAAGATTTACTTGCAGAAATCAGGGACTTATTAAAGAAGTAA